A DNA window from Enterobacter cloacae subsp. cloacae ATCC 13047 contains the following coding sequences:
- the prmC gene encoding peptide chain release factor N(5)-glutamine methyltransferase, producing the protein MDFQSWLRQATGALSDSESPKRDAEILLEYVTGKARTYLLAFGETELTVEQEAQLSALLARRKTGEPVAHLVGEREFWSLPLFVSAATLIPRPDTECLVEQALARLPAAASRILDLGTGTGAIALALATERPDCAVTAVDVMPDAVALAQRNVERLGVTNVTVLQSSWFSALEKQTFAMIVSNPPYIDEHDPHLAQGDVRFEPLTALVAGNAGLADLEHIVTTSRQHLLPGGWLLVEHGWTQGEAVRGLFRQTGYAAVETCRDYGGNERLTLGQWQ; encoded by the coding sequence CGGCGCGCTCTCTGACAGTGAAAGCCCGAAGCGCGACGCCGAAATTTTGCTGGAATATGTGACGGGAAAAGCCCGCACGTATCTGTTGGCCTTCGGTGAAACCGAACTGACCGTAGAGCAGGAAGCGCAACTGTCCGCGCTGCTTGCCCGCCGTAAAACCGGCGAGCCGGTGGCACATCTGGTCGGGGAGCGCGAGTTCTGGTCGTTACCCTTGTTCGTCTCAGCGGCGACGCTGATCCCACGTCCCGACACCGAATGTCTGGTGGAGCAGGCGCTGGCGCGGTTACCCGCAGCGGCCAGCCGCATTCTTGATCTTGGAACGGGCACTGGCGCAATCGCGCTGGCGCTCGCCACCGAGCGGCCCGATTGCGCGGTAACGGCTGTTGATGTGATGCCCGACGCGGTGGCGCTGGCGCAGCGTAACGTTGAGCGACTGGGCGTGACTAATGTGACCGTGCTGCAAAGCAGCTGGTTCAGTGCGCTGGAGAAGCAGACGTTCGCGATGATTGTCAGTAATCCGCCCTATATCGACGAACATGACCCGCACCTGGCGCAGGGGGATGTTCGCTTTGAACCGCTGACGGCGTTGGTCGCAGGTAATGCAGGGCTGGCCGATCTGGAACACATTGTGACAACGTCACGACAACATCTCCTGCCCGGCGGCTGGCTGCTGGTGGAGCATGGCTGGACGCAGGGGGAGGCGGTGCGTGGGCTCTTCAGGCAGACGGGTTATGCTGCTGTCGAGACCTGCCGCGACTACGGCGGTAACGAGCGTCTGACGCTGGGGCAGTGGCAATGA
- the sirB2 gene encoding invasion regulator SirB2 has product MSLFTVLITVHLISVALTIGFFIARYWWRYSNNPLINARWVRIAPHCIDTVLFLSGVGLMWKTGYLPFTDKGAWLTEKLFGVIIYIVLGFIALGRRRPRSQQVGFIAFLLGLVVLYIIIKLATTRIPLLG; this is encoded by the coding sequence ATGAGCCTGTTTACCGTGCTTATTACCGTCCACCTGATTTCCGTTGCGCTGACCATCGGCTTTTTCATTGCTCGTTACTGGTGGCGCTACAGCAACAATCCGCTGATAAATGCACGCTGGGTGCGTATCGCGCCGCACTGCATCGATACGGTGTTATTCCTTTCCGGTGTCGGACTCATGTGGAAGACCGGCTATCTGCCATTTACTGATAAAGGCGCATGGCTGACTGAAAAGCTGTTTGGCGTTATCATCTATATCGTTTTGGGTTTTATCGCGCTTGGACGTCGTCGTCCGCGCAGCCAGCAGGTCGGGTTTATCGCCTTTCTGCTGGGTCTGGTGGTGCTGTACATCATCATTAAACTCGCCACCACAAGAATACCGTTACTGGGGTAA
- the sirB1 gene encoding invasion regulator SirB1 → MRSLADFEFNKVPLCDGMILISEMIRDDFTSQYVYDELESLVSLAREEINQARPQDWQLEKLLELFYGEWGFCDTRGVYRLSDALWLDQVLKNRQGSAVALGSILLWIAHRLDIPLVPVIFPTQMILRAEWLDGEMWLINPFNGDTLDEHTLDVWLKGNISPVAELFNEDLDEADNAEVIRKLLDTLKSALMEERQMELALRASEVLLQFNPEDPYEIRDRGLIYAQLDCEHVALNDLSYFVEQCPEDPISEMIRAQINAISHKQITLH, encoded by the coding sequence ATGAGGTCCTTAGCCGATTTCGAATTTAATAAAGTGCCGCTCTGCGATGGCATGATCCTGATTTCGGAGATGATTCGCGACGATTTTACGTCGCAGTATGTCTACGATGAGCTGGAAAGTCTGGTCAGCCTGGCGCGCGAAGAGATCAATCAGGCGCGTCCGCAGGACTGGCAACTGGAAAAGCTGCTGGAGCTTTTCTACGGCGAGTGGGGTTTCTGCGACACGCGTGGCGTGTATCGCCTGTCTGACGCATTATGGCTGGACCAGGTCTTAAAAAATCGTCAGGGCAGCGCCGTTGCGCTGGGCTCTATTTTGCTGTGGATCGCGCACCGTCTGGATATTCCACTGGTGCCGGTCATTTTCCCGACGCAGATGATCCTGCGTGCCGAGTGGCTGGACGGGGAGATGTGGTTAATCAATCCGTTTAACGGCGATACGCTGGATGAACATACGCTGGATGTCTGGCTGAAAGGTAATATCAGCCCGGTGGCCGAGCTCTTTAACGAAGATCTCGACGAAGCCGATAACGCCGAAGTGATCCGCAAGCTGCTGGATACGCTGAAATCTGCACTGATGGAAGAGCGGCAGATGGAGCTGGCCTTGCGCGCCAGCGAAGTGCTGCTGCAATTTAATCCGGAAGACCCGTACGAAATTCGCGACCGCGGGCTGATTTATGCCCAGCTCGACTGCGAGCATGTGGCGCTGAACGATTTAAGCTATTTCGTCGAGCAATGCCCGGAAGACCCGATCAGCGAAATGATTCGCGCGCAGATCAACGCGATCTCGCACAAACAAATTACACTGCATTAA
- the kdsA gene encoding 3-deoxy-8-phosphooctulonate synthase, with the protein MKQKVVSIGDINVANDLPFVLFGGMNVLESRDLAMRICEHYVTVTQKLGIPYVFKASFDKANRSSIHSYRGPGLEEGMKIFQELKQTFGVKVITDVHEASQAQPVADVVDVIQLPAFLARQTDLVEAMAKTGAVINVKKPQFVSPGQMGNIVDKFIEGGNDKVILCDRGSNFGYDNLVVDMLGFTVMKNVSNQSPVIFDVTHSLQCRDPFGAASGGRRAQVTELARAGMATGLAGLFIEAHPDPANAKCDGPSALPLDKLEPFLKQIKAIDDLVKSFDELDTSN; encoded by the coding sequence ATGAAACAAAAAGTGGTTAGCATTGGTGATATCAACGTGGCAAACGACCTGCCGTTCGTGCTGTTTGGCGGTATGAACGTGCTGGAATCCCGCGATCTCGCCATGCGTATCTGCGAGCACTACGTGACCGTGACCCAGAAGCTGGGCATCCCGTACGTGTTTAAAGCCTCTTTTGACAAAGCCAACCGCTCTTCCATTCACTCCTACCGTGGCCCGGGCCTGGAAGAGGGGATGAAAATTTTCCAGGAACTGAAGCAGACCTTTGGCGTGAAAGTGATCACCGACGTTCACGAGGCGTCTCAGGCGCAGCCTGTGGCTGACGTGGTTGACGTTATTCAGCTGCCAGCGTTCCTGGCTCGTCAGACTGACCTGGTGGAAGCGATGGCCAAAACCGGTGCGGTCATCAACGTGAAGAAGCCGCAGTTCGTGAGCCCTGGCCAGATGGGGAACATCGTCGATAAGTTTATCGAAGGCGGTAACGACAAGGTGATCCTGTGCGACCGTGGTTCCAACTTCGGTTACGACAACCTGGTTGTGGATATGCTGGGCTTCACCGTGATGAAAAACGTCTCTAACCAGTCTCCGGTGATCTTTGACGTGACCCACTCTCTGCAGTGCCGCGACCCGTTTGGTGCCGCGTCTGGCGGCCGTCGTGCGCAGGTGACCGAACTGGCGCGCGCCGGTATGGCGACCGGCCTGGCGGGTCTGTTCATTGAAGCGCACCCGGATCCGGCGAATGCGAAATGCGACGGTCCATCCGCGCTGCCGCTGGACAAACTGGAGCCGTTCCTGAAACAGATCAAAGCGATTGACGATCTGGTGAAGAGCTTCGACGAGCTGGATACCAGCAACTAA
- the chaA gene encoding sodium-potassium/proton antiporter ChaA yields the protein MTAAHEAVKTRHKETSLIFPVLALAVLLFWGSSQSLPVVVGINILALVGILTSAFSVVRHADVLAHRLGEPYGSLILSLSVVILEVSLISALMATGDAAPTLMRDTLYSIIMIVTGGLVGFSLLLGGRKFATQYMNLFGIKQYLIALFPLAIIVLVFPMALPGANFSTGQALLVALISAAMYGVFLLIQTKTHQSLFVYEHEDDSDDDDPHHGKPSAHSSAWHTVWLIVHLIAVIAVTKMNANPLETLLTEMNAPVAFTGFLVALLILSPEGLGALKAVLNNQVQRAMNLFFGSVLATISLTVPVVTLIAFMTGNELQFALGAPEMIVMVASLLLCQISFSTGRTNVLNGAAHMALFVAYLMTIFA from the coding sequence ATGACAGCAGCACACGAGGCGGTAAAAACCCGCCACAAGGAGACGTCGCTCATTTTCCCGGTTCTGGCACTGGCTGTGCTGCTCTTCTGGGGAAGCAGTCAGTCACTGCCAGTGGTGGTTGGTATCAACATTCTTGCGCTGGTAGGGATTTTAACCAGTGCCTTTAGCGTGGTTCGCCATGCCGATGTCCTGGCCCACCGTCTGGGCGAGCCATATGGATCGTTAATTCTCAGCCTTTCCGTTGTGATTCTTGAGGTCAGCCTCATTTCCGCGCTGATGGCGACCGGTGATGCTGCGCCAACCCTGATGCGCGATACGCTCTATTCCATCATTATGATTGTGACTGGCGGTCTGGTGGGCTTTTCACTGTTGCTGGGCGGCCGTAAGTTCGCCACCCAGTATATGAACCTGTTTGGCATTAAACAGTATTTGATCGCCCTGTTCCCGCTGGCGATTATCGTGCTGGTCTTCCCGATGGCGCTGCCGGGAGCAAACTTCTCTACCGGTCAGGCGCTGCTGGTCGCATTGATTTCCGCCGCCATGTACGGCGTGTTCCTGTTGATTCAGACCAAAACGCACCAGAGTCTGTTTGTGTACGAGCATGAAGACGACAGCGACGACGATGACCCGCACCATGGCAAACCATCTGCCCACAGCAGCGCATGGCATACGGTTTGGCTGATCGTACATCTGATTGCGGTTATCGCCGTCACCAAGATGAACGCCAACCCGCTGGAGACACTGTTAACCGAGATGAATGCCCCGGTGGCCTTTACCGGCTTCCTGGTGGCGCTGCTGATCCTCTCGCCGGAAGGGCTGGGCGCGCTGAAAGCGGTGCTGAACAATCAGGTACAGCGCGCCATGAACCTGTTCTTCGGCTCGGTACTGGCGACCATTTCGCTTACCGTTCCGGTGGTGACGCTGATTGCCTTTATGACCGGTAACGAGCTGCAGTTTGCGCTGGGGGCGCCGGAGATGATTGTGATGGTAGCGTCACTGCTGCTGTGTCAGATTTCGTTCTCAACCGGGCGCACCAATGTACTTAACGGCGCGGCGCATATGGCGCTGTTTGTGGCGTACTTAATGACAATTTTTGCGTAG
- the chaB gene encoding putative cation transport regulator ChaB — protein MPYKTKRDLPDNVQNVLPAHAQDIYKEAFNSAWDQYKDKDDRRDDASREETAHKVAWAAVKHDYEKGDDDKWHKKK, from the coding sequence ATGCCATATAAAACGAAACGCGATTTACCCGATAACGTGCAAAACGTACTGCCCGCACATGCGCAGGATATCTATAAAGAGGCGTTTAACAGCGCCTGGGATCAATACAAAGATAAAGACGATCGTCGGGACGATGCCAGCCGGGAAGAGACGGCGCATAAAGTGGCCTGGGCGGCAGTAAAACATGACTACGAGAAAGGAGACGATGATAAATGGCATAAAAAGAAATAG
- a CDS encoding gamma-glutamylcyclotransferase codes for MLTRDFLMKADCKTAFGAIEESLLWSAEQRAASLAATLACRPDDGPVWIFGYGSLMWNPALEFVESATGTLPGWHRAFCLRLTAGRGSACQPGRMLALKEGGRTTGVAYRLPDATLEEELTLLWKREMITGCYMPSWCKLELDDGRTVNALVFIMDPRHPLYEADTRTQVIAPLIAAASGPLGTNAQYLFSLDQELTRLGMQDECLNELVAKVKALLEGNPLNNPLRPGFA; via the coding sequence GTGTTAACGCGTGATTTCTTAATGAAGGCAGATTGTAAGACGGCATTTGGTGCTATTGAGGAATCGCTTCTCTGGTCAGCTGAACAACGTGCGGCGTCGCTCGCTGCCACGCTTGCCTGCCGCCCGGATGATGGCCCGGTATGGATTTTTGGCTACGGTTCGCTGATGTGGAACCCGGCTCTGGAATTTGTCGAATCGGCGACAGGTACGCTCCCGGGGTGGCATCGCGCATTTTGTCTGCGATTAACCGCCGGACGCGGAAGTGCCTGTCAGCCGGGACGTATGCTTGCACTGAAAGAGGGCGGACGCACCACGGGGGTGGCGTATCGCCTGCCGGATGCCACCCTCGAAGAGGAGCTGACGCTGCTCTGGAAGCGCGAGATGATCACCGGCTGCTATATGCCAAGCTGGTGCAAGCTGGAACTTGATGACGGACGCACCGTCAACGCGCTGGTGTTTATTATGGATCCGCGCCATCCTCTGTATGAAGCGGATACCCGCACGCAGGTGATCGCGCCGTTGATTGCGGCGGCCAGTGGACCGCTCGGCACAAACGCGCAGTATCTGTTTTCACTCGATCAGGAACTGACGCGCCTCGGCATGCAGGACGAGTGTCTGAATGAGCTTGTAGCGAAGGTGAAAGCACTGCTGGAAGGAAATCCGCTGAATAACCCGCTGCGTCCGGGTTTTGCCTGA
- a CDS encoding DUF1883 domain-containing protein, with translation MALVKTSLKLFGGDTVVVRCSERCRIHLMSAKAQKQSQADILTVQDDKAWLTVPYTGTWDVLIDSHSQSLEHSVSYVAA, from the coding sequence ATGGCACTGGTAAAAACAAGTTTGAAACTGTTTGGCGGGGATACGGTAGTGGTGCGTTGTTCAGAGCGCTGCCGTATTCATTTGATGAGTGCGAAGGCACAAAAACAATCGCAGGCAGATATCCTGACCGTGCAGGATGATAAGGCGTGGCTAACCGTCCCTTATACCGGCACATGGGATGTCCTGATTGACAGCCATAGTCAGTCACTCGAACACTCAGTCAGCTACGTGGCCGCTTAA